A portion of the Pseudorasbora parva isolate DD20220531a chromosome 1, ASM2467924v1, whole genome shotgun sequence genome contains these proteins:
- the LOC137082707 gene encoding polyunsaturated fatty acid 5-lipoxygenase-like — MQDWSKDYMFGYQFLNGCNPVMIRKCEDLPENFPVTDEMVEGSLKRDVTLQQELEAGNIFIADYKILDEVPTSSPRLYLAAPICLLYKNRLDQIVPIAIQLSQNPGEKSPIFLPSDKDYDWMLAKMWVKSADFIVHQLVTHLLKTHLISEVFEMAMYRQLSAVHPVYKLLKPHVRFTIAINAAARGKLVNEGGVFNKISSIDVTGMNKVMQSAMETLTYESLCFPEAIRARGMEDVPMYYYRDDGMKIWKTIHCFVTDVVEIYYDNDETVQKDEEIQAFVKDISFGMNNSDICEFPESLKTREELEEYLTAVIFTSSAQHAAVNFGQFDWYGWIPNSPSTMRKPPPKHKGEVDMKYIMESLPDRGCSSEVLGTVWALSRFQKNELFLGMYPDMLFTEQPVKEAIKTFLKKLDEVTNIIKSRNEGLTMEYCYLSPDKIPNSVAI, encoded by the exons ATGCAAGACTGGAGTAAGGATTACATGTTTGGCTATCAGTTTCTGAATGGCTGCAATCCTGTCATGATCAGGAAGTGTGAGGATCTTCCAGAAAATTTTCCAGTCACAGATGAGATGGTGGAGGGCTCTCTGAAGAGAGATGTCACACTACAGCAGGAATTAGAG GCAGGAAACATCTTCATAGCGGATTATAAAATACTGGATGAAGTGCCAACATCCAGCCCTCGGCTCTATTTGGCTGCACCCATCTGCCTGCTGTACAAGAACAGATTGGACCAAATTGTCCCAATTGCCATTCAG CTCAGTCAAAACCCAGGGGAAAAGAGCCCAATCTTTCTCCCAAGTGATAAGGATTATGACTGGATGCTTGCCAAGATGTGGGTGAAATCTGCCGACTTCATTGTACACCAGTTGGTCACACACCTTCTCAAGACACATCTGATATCAGAGGTTTTTGAAATGGCCATGTACAGACAGCTCTCTGCAGTCCATCCTGTATACAAG TTACTCAAACCTCATGTTCGCTTCACAATTGCAATCAATGCAGCGGCCCGTGGAAAGCTTGTCAATGAAGGCGGGGTCTTCAACAAG ATCAGTAGCATTGATGTCACTGGGATGAATAAAGTGATGCAAAGTGCCATGGAGACTTTAACCTACGAGTCCCTGTGCTTCCCTGAGGCCATAAGAGCTCGAGGAATGGAAGATGTGCCCATGTACTATTATAGAGATGACGGCATGAAGATCTGGAAGACAATACACTG TTTTGTTACTGATGTGGTCGAGATCTACTATGACAACGATGAGACCGTTCAAAAAGATGAGGAGATTCAAGCATTTGTTAAGGATATTTCCTTTGGCATGAATAATTCTGACA tatgcg AGTTTCCAGAGTCTCTGAAGACTCGAGAGGAATTAGAGGAGTACCTGACTGCTGTGATATTCACATCTTCAGCACAACATGCTGCAgtcaactttggacag TTTGACTGGTATGGCTGGATCCCCAACAGTCCTTCCACCATGCGCAAGCCGCCTCCAAAACATAAGGGTGAAGTGGATATGAAGTACATTATGGAGAGTCTGCCTGACCGTGGATGTTCCAGTGAGGTTCTAGGAACAGTTTGGGCCCTCAGTCGGTTCCAGAAGAACGAG CTGTTCTTAGGCATGTATCCAGATATGTTATTCACAGAGCAACCAGTGAAGGAAGCCATAAAGACTTTCCTCAAGAAACTAGATGAGGTGACCAACATCATCAAGAGCCGGAATGAGGGATTAACAATGGAGTATTGTTATTTGTCCCCAGACAAAATCCCCAACAGCGTTGCAATTTGA